In Xenopus laevis strain J_2021 chromosome 2S, Xenopus_laevis_v10.1, whole genome shotgun sequence, a genomic segment contains:
- the rbbp5.S gene encoding retinoblastoma binding protein 5 S homeolog isoform X1: MNLELLESFGQNYPEEADGTLDCISMALTCTFNRWGTLLAVGCNDGRIVIWDFLTRGIAKIISAHIHPVCSLCWSRDGHKLVSASTDNMVSLWDVLSGDCDQRFRFPSPILKVQFHPRDQNRVLVCPMKSAPVMLTLSDSSHVVLPVDDDSDLNVVASFDRRGDYIYTGNAKGKILVLKTNTQDLVASFRVTTGTSNTTAIKSIEFARKGSCFLINTADRIIRVYDGREILTCGRDGEPEPMQKLQDLVNRTPWKKCCFSGDGEYIVAGSARQHALYIWEKSIGNLVKILHGTRGELLLDVAWHPVRPIIASISSGVVSIWAQNQVENWSAFAPDFKELDENVEYEERESEFDIEDEDKSEPEQTGGDAAEDEEVDVTSVDPIAVFCSSDDELEDTKALLYLPIAPEVEDPEENPYGPPPDAVQMSLSEDGVGTEKKRQASSDGVQPPKKKPKTTTIEIQGVPNDEVHPLLGVKGDSKSKKKQSGRPKGAKGKERDSPFKPKTSKGDRGMPLEAAMKGKAPSELAQVLTGGGAAISELL; encoded by the exons ATGAATCTAGAACTGCTAG AATCTTTTGGGCAGAATTACCCAGAG GAGGCAGATGGCACCTTGGACTGCATTAGCATGGCCCTTACTTGCACCTTCAACAGATGGGGCACTCTGCTTGCTGTGGGTTGCAATGATGGACGTATTGTTATCTGGGATTTCCTTACAAGAGGTATTGCTAAGATCATCAGCGCCCACATCCACCCAGTGTGCTCTCTTTG CTGGAGCAGAGATGGGCACAAGCTAGTTAGTGCCTCAACAGATAACATGGTTTCCTTGTGGGATGTTTTGTCAGGAGACTGTGACCAGCGCTTCAGATTCCCTTCCCCAATCCTTAAAGTCCAGTTTCACCCCAGAGATCA AAACAGAGTTCTAGTGTGCCCCATGAAATCTGCACCTGTCATGTTAACGCTGTCAGACTCCAGCCATGTGGTCCTTCCTGTGGATGATGATTCTGACCTCAATGTTGTAGCATCCTTTGATCGACGAGGAGATTATATATACACAGGGAATGCAAAGGGAAAG ATCCTGGTTTTGAAGACAAACACTCAGGACTTGGTGGCATCTTTTAGAGTTACAACCGGCACCAGCAACACCACCGCTATAAAGTCCATAGAATTTGCACGAAAGGGGAG CTGTTTTCTGATAAACACAGCAGACCGAATAATTCGAGTTTATGATGGACGGGAGATACTGACATGTGGGCGGGATGGTGAGCCAGAACCCATGCAAAAACTCCAGGATTTGGTGAACAG GACACCTTGGAAGAAGTGCTGCTTCTCGGGTGATGGAGAGTACATAGTGGCTGGCTCTGCGCGACAGCATGCATTATATATTTGGGAAAAGAGTATTGGCAATCTAGTGAAAATCCTACATGGAACTCGTGGGGAGTTGCTTTTAGATGTTGCT TGGCATCCAGTCCGCCCGATTATTGCTTCAATCTCCAGTGGTGTGGTCTCAATTTGGGCTCAGAATCAAGTG GAAAACTGGAGTGCATTTGCCCCTGACTTCAAAGAACTGGATGAGAATGTGGAGTATGAAGAGAGAGAGTCTGAATTTGACATAGAGGATGAAGACAAGAGTGAACCTGAACAGACCG GAGGTGATGCTGCAGAGGATGAAGAGGTAGATGTTACCAGTGTGGACCCAATTGCAGTATTTTGCAGCAG TGATGATGAGCTTGAAGATACCAAAGCATTACTGTACCTACCCATTGCCCCTGAGGTGGAGGACCCAGAAGAGAATCCCTATGGGCCACCTCCTGATGCTGTACAAATGTCACTGAGTGAAGATGGAGTTGGGACAGAAAAGAAAAGGCAGGCCTCCTCTGATGGTGTTCAGCCCCCTAAAAAGAAGCCTAAAACCACAACAATTGAGATCCAAGGAGTACCTAATGATG AAGTTCATCCATTGCTGGGCGTGAAAGGGGACAGTAAATCAAAGAAGAAACAATCGGGCCGGCCAAAAGGAGCTAAAGGTAAAGAAAGAGACTCTCCGTTTAAACCGAAAACCTCCAAAGGGGACAGGGGCATGCCATTAGAAGCAGCAATGAAAGGCAAAGCTCCAAGTGAGCTGGCCCAGGTGCTGACAG
- the rbbp5.S gene encoding retinoblastoma binding protein 5 S homeolog isoform X2 produces the protein MNLELLESFGQNYPEEADGTLDCISMALTCTFNRWGTLLAVGCNDGRIVIWDFLTRGIAKIISAHIHPVCSLCWSRDGHKLVSASTDNMVSLWDVLSGDCDQRFRFPSPILKVQFHPRDQNRVLVCPMKSAPVMLTLSDSSHVVLPVDDDSDLNVVASFDRRGDYIYTGNAKGKILVLKTNTQDLVASFRVTTGTSNTTAIKSIEFARKGSCFLINTADRIIRVYDGREILTCGRDGEPEPMQKLQDLVNRTPWKKCCFSGDGEYIVAGSARQHALYIWEKSIGNLVKILHGTRGELLLDVAWHPVRPIIASISSGVVSIWAQNQVENWSAFAPDFKELDENVEYEERESEFDIEDEDKSEPEQTGGDAAEDEEVDVTSVDPIAVFCSSDDELEDTKALLYLPIAPEVEDPEENPYGPPPDAVQMSLSEDGVGTEKKRQASSDGVQPPKKKPKTTTIEIQGVPNDEVHPLLGVKGDSKSKKKQSGRPKGAKGDTGNIGTYKTSPHSKAREGGNMRTEGC, from the exons ATGAATCTAGAACTGCTAG AATCTTTTGGGCAGAATTACCCAGAG GAGGCAGATGGCACCTTGGACTGCATTAGCATGGCCCTTACTTGCACCTTCAACAGATGGGGCACTCTGCTTGCTGTGGGTTGCAATGATGGACGTATTGTTATCTGGGATTTCCTTACAAGAGGTATTGCTAAGATCATCAGCGCCCACATCCACCCAGTGTGCTCTCTTTG CTGGAGCAGAGATGGGCACAAGCTAGTTAGTGCCTCAACAGATAACATGGTTTCCTTGTGGGATGTTTTGTCAGGAGACTGTGACCAGCGCTTCAGATTCCCTTCCCCAATCCTTAAAGTCCAGTTTCACCCCAGAGATCA AAACAGAGTTCTAGTGTGCCCCATGAAATCTGCACCTGTCATGTTAACGCTGTCAGACTCCAGCCATGTGGTCCTTCCTGTGGATGATGATTCTGACCTCAATGTTGTAGCATCCTTTGATCGACGAGGAGATTATATATACACAGGGAATGCAAAGGGAAAG ATCCTGGTTTTGAAGACAAACACTCAGGACTTGGTGGCATCTTTTAGAGTTACAACCGGCACCAGCAACACCACCGCTATAAAGTCCATAGAATTTGCACGAAAGGGGAG CTGTTTTCTGATAAACACAGCAGACCGAATAATTCGAGTTTATGATGGACGGGAGATACTGACATGTGGGCGGGATGGTGAGCCAGAACCCATGCAAAAACTCCAGGATTTGGTGAACAG GACACCTTGGAAGAAGTGCTGCTTCTCGGGTGATGGAGAGTACATAGTGGCTGGCTCTGCGCGACAGCATGCATTATATATTTGGGAAAAGAGTATTGGCAATCTAGTGAAAATCCTACATGGAACTCGTGGGGAGTTGCTTTTAGATGTTGCT TGGCATCCAGTCCGCCCGATTATTGCTTCAATCTCCAGTGGTGTGGTCTCAATTTGGGCTCAGAATCAAGTG GAAAACTGGAGTGCATTTGCCCCTGACTTCAAAGAACTGGATGAGAATGTGGAGTATGAAGAGAGAGAGTCTGAATTTGACATAGAGGATGAAGACAAGAGTGAACCTGAACAGACCG GAGGTGATGCTGCAGAGGATGAAGAGGTAGATGTTACCAGTGTGGACCCAATTGCAGTATTTTGCAGCAG TGATGATGAGCTTGAAGATACCAAAGCATTACTGTACCTACCCATTGCCCCTGAGGTGGAGGACCCAGAAGAGAATCCCTATGGGCCACCTCCTGATGCTGTACAAATGTCACTGAGTGAAGATGGAGTTGGGACAGAAAAGAAAAGGCAGGCCTCCTCTGATGGTGTTCAGCCCCCTAAAAAGAAGCCTAAAACCACAACAATTGAGATCCAAGGAGTACCTAATGATG AAGTTCATCCATTGCTGGGCGTGAAAGGGGACAGTAAATCAAAGAAGAAACAATCGGGCCGGCCAAAAGGAGCTAAAG
- the rbbp5.S gene encoding retinoblastoma binding protein 5 S homeolog isoform X3, translating into MNLELLESFGQNYPEEADGTLDCISMALTCTFNRWGTLLAVGCNDGRIVIWDFLTRGIAKIISAHIHPVCSLCWSRDGHKLVSASTDNMVSLWDVLSGDCDQRFRFPSPILKVQFHPRDQNRVLVCPMKSAPVMLTLSDSSHVVLPVDDDSDLNVVASFDRRGDYIYTGNAKGKILVLKTNTQDLVASFRVTTGTSNTTAIKSIEFARKGSCFLINTADRIIRVYDGREILTCGRDGEPEPMQKLQDLVNRTPWKKCCFSGDGEYIVAGSARQHALYIWEKSIGNLVKILHGTRGELLLDVAENWSAFAPDFKELDENVEYEERESEFDIEDEDKSEPEQTGGDAAEDEEVDVTSVDPIAVFCSSDDELEDTKALLYLPIAPEVEDPEENPYGPPPDAVQMSLSEDGVGTEKKRQASSDGVQPPKKKPKTTTIEIQGVPNDEVHPLLGVKGDSKSKKKQSGRPKGAKGKERDSPFKPKTSKGDRGMPLEAAMKGKAPSELAQVLTGGGAAISELL; encoded by the exons ATGAATCTAGAACTGCTAG AATCTTTTGGGCAGAATTACCCAGAG GAGGCAGATGGCACCTTGGACTGCATTAGCATGGCCCTTACTTGCACCTTCAACAGATGGGGCACTCTGCTTGCTGTGGGTTGCAATGATGGACGTATTGTTATCTGGGATTTCCTTACAAGAGGTATTGCTAAGATCATCAGCGCCCACATCCACCCAGTGTGCTCTCTTTG CTGGAGCAGAGATGGGCACAAGCTAGTTAGTGCCTCAACAGATAACATGGTTTCCTTGTGGGATGTTTTGTCAGGAGACTGTGACCAGCGCTTCAGATTCCCTTCCCCAATCCTTAAAGTCCAGTTTCACCCCAGAGATCA AAACAGAGTTCTAGTGTGCCCCATGAAATCTGCACCTGTCATGTTAACGCTGTCAGACTCCAGCCATGTGGTCCTTCCTGTGGATGATGATTCTGACCTCAATGTTGTAGCATCCTTTGATCGACGAGGAGATTATATATACACAGGGAATGCAAAGGGAAAG ATCCTGGTTTTGAAGACAAACACTCAGGACTTGGTGGCATCTTTTAGAGTTACAACCGGCACCAGCAACACCACCGCTATAAAGTCCATAGAATTTGCACGAAAGGGGAG CTGTTTTCTGATAAACACAGCAGACCGAATAATTCGAGTTTATGATGGACGGGAGATACTGACATGTGGGCGGGATGGTGAGCCAGAACCCATGCAAAAACTCCAGGATTTGGTGAACAG GACACCTTGGAAGAAGTGCTGCTTCTCGGGTGATGGAGAGTACATAGTGGCTGGCTCTGCGCGACAGCATGCATTATATATTTGGGAAAAGAGTATTGGCAATCTAGTGAAAATCCTACATGGAACTCGTGGGGAGTTGCTTTTAGATGTTGCT GAAAACTGGAGTGCATTTGCCCCTGACTTCAAAGAACTGGATGAGAATGTGGAGTATGAAGAGAGAGAGTCTGAATTTGACATAGAGGATGAAGACAAGAGTGAACCTGAACAGACCG GAGGTGATGCTGCAGAGGATGAAGAGGTAGATGTTACCAGTGTGGACCCAATTGCAGTATTTTGCAGCAG TGATGATGAGCTTGAAGATACCAAAGCATTACTGTACCTACCCATTGCCCCTGAGGTGGAGGACCCAGAAGAGAATCCCTATGGGCCACCTCCTGATGCTGTACAAATGTCACTGAGTGAAGATGGAGTTGGGACAGAAAAGAAAAGGCAGGCCTCCTCTGATGGTGTTCAGCCCCCTAAAAAGAAGCCTAAAACCACAACAATTGAGATCCAAGGAGTACCTAATGATG AAGTTCATCCATTGCTGGGCGTGAAAGGGGACAGTAAATCAAAGAAGAAACAATCGGGCCGGCCAAAAGGAGCTAAAGGTAAAGAAAGAGACTCTCCGTTTAAACCGAAAACCTCCAAAGGGGACAGGGGCATGCCATTAGAAGCAGCAATGAAAGGCAAAGCTCCAAGTGAGCTGGCCCAGGTGCTGACAG
- the rbbp5.S gene encoding retinoblastoma binding protein 5 S homeolog isoform X4 codes for MNLELLESFGQNYPEEADGTLDCISMALTCTFNRWGTLLAVGCNDGRIVIWDFLTRGIAKIISAHIHPVCSLCWSRDGHKLVSASTDNMVSLWDVLSGDCDQRFRFPSPILKVQFHPRDQNRVLVCPMKSAPVMLTLSDSSHVVLPVDDDSDLNVVASFDRRGDYIYTGNAKGKILVLKTNTQDLVASFRVTTGTSNTTAIKSIEFARKGSCFLINTADRIIRVYDGREILTCGRDGEPEPMQKLQDLVNRTPWKKCCFSGDGEYIVAGSARQHALYIWEKSIGNLVKILHGTRGELLLDVAENWSAFAPDFKELDENVEYEERESEFDIEDEDKSEPEQTGGDAAEDEEVDVTSVDPIAVFCSSDDELEDTKALLYLPIAPEVEDPEENPYGPPPDAVQMSLSEDGVGTEKKRQASSDGVQPPKKKPKTTTIEIQGVPNDEVHPLLGVKGDSKSKKKQSGRPKGAKGGGAAISELL; via the exons ATGAATCTAGAACTGCTAG AATCTTTTGGGCAGAATTACCCAGAG GAGGCAGATGGCACCTTGGACTGCATTAGCATGGCCCTTACTTGCACCTTCAACAGATGGGGCACTCTGCTTGCTGTGGGTTGCAATGATGGACGTATTGTTATCTGGGATTTCCTTACAAGAGGTATTGCTAAGATCATCAGCGCCCACATCCACCCAGTGTGCTCTCTTTG CTGGAGCAGAGATGGGCACAAGCTAGTTAGTGCCTCAACAGATAACATGGTTTCCTTGTGGGATGTTTTGTCAGGAGACTGTGACCAGCGCTTCAGATTCCCTTCCCCAATCCTTAAAGTCCAGTTTCACCCCAGAGATCA AAACAGAGTTCTAGTGTGCCCCATGAAATCTGCACCTGTCATGTTAACGCTGTCAGACTCCAGCCATGTGGTCCTTCCTGTGGATGATGATTCTGACCTCAATGTTGTAGCATCCTTTGATCGACGAGGAGATTATATATACACAGGGAATGCAAAGGGAAAG ATCCTGGTTTTGAAGACAAACACTCAGGACTTGGTGGCATCTTTTAGAGTTACAACCGGCACCAGCAACACCACCGCTATAAAGTCCATAGAATTTGCACGAAAGGGGAG CTGTTTTCTGATAAACACAGCAGACCGAATAATTCGAGTTTATGATGGACGGGAGATACTGACATGTGGGCGGGATGGTGAGCCAGAACCCATGCAAAAACTCCAGGATTTGGTGAACAG GACACCTTGGAAGAAGTGCTGCTTCTCGGGTGATGGAGAGTACATAGTGGCTGGCTCTGCGCGACAGCATGCATTATATATTTGGGAAAAGAGTATTGGCAATCTAGTGAAAATCCTACATGGAACTCGTGGGGAGTTGCTTTTAGATGTTGCT GAAAACTGGAGTGCATTTGCCCCTGACTTCAAAGAACTGGATGAGAATGTGGAGTATGAAGAGAGAGAGTCTGAATTTGACATAGAGGATGAAGACAAGAGTGAACCTGAACAGACCG GAGGTGATGCTGCAGAGGATGAAGAGGTAGATGTTACCAGTGTGGACCCAATTGCAGTATTTTGCAGCAG TGATGATGAGCTTGAAGATACCAAAGCATTACTGTACCTACCCATTGCCCCTGAGGTGGAGGACCCAGAAGAGAATCCCTATGGGCCACCTCCTGATGCTGTACAAATGTCACTGAGTGAAGATGGAGTTGGGACAGAAAAGAAAAGGCAGGCCTCCTCTGATGGTGTTCAGCCCCCTAAAAAGAAGCCTAAAACCACAACAATTGAGATCCAAGGAGTACCTAATGATG AAGTTCATCCATTGCTGGGCGTGAAAGGGGACAGTAAATCAAAGAAGAAACAATCGGGCCGGCCAAAAGGAGCTAAAG
- the rbbp5.S gene encoding retinoblastoma binding protein 5 S homeolog, whose amino-acid sequence MNLELLESFGQNYPEEADGTLDCISMALTCTFNRWGTLLAVGCNDGRIVIWDFLTRGIAKIISAHIHPVCSLCWSRDGHKLVSASTDNMVSLWDVLSGDCDQRFRFPSPILKVQFHPRDQNRVLVCPMKSAPVMLTLSDSSHVVLPVDDDSDLNVVASFDRRGDYIYTGNAKGKILVLKTNTQDLVASFRVTTGTSNTTAIKSIEFARKGSCFLINTADRIIRVYDGREILTCGRDGEPEPMQKLQDLVNRTPWKKCCFSGDGEYIVAGSARQHALYIWEKSIGNLVKILHGTRGELLLDVAWHPVRPIIASISSGVVSIWAQNQVENWSAFAPDFKELDENVEYEERESEFDIEDEDKSEPEQTGGDAAEDEEVDVTSVDPIAVFCSSDDELEDTKALLYLPIAPEVEDPEENPYGPPPDAVQMSLSEDGVGTEKKRQASSDGVQPPKKKPKTTTIEIQGVPNDEVHPLLGVKGDSKSKKKQSGRPKGAKGGGAAISELL is encoded by the exons ATGAATCTAGAACTGCTAG AATCTTTTGGGCAGAATTACCCAGAG GAGGCAGATGGCACCTTGGACTGCATTAGCATGGCCCTTACTTGCACCTTCAACAGATGGGGCACTCTGCTTGCTGTGGGTTGCAATGATGGACGTATTGTTATCTGGGATTTCCTTACAAGAGGTATTGCTAAGATCATCAGCGCCCACATCCACCCAGTGTGCTCTCTTTG CTGGAGCAGAGATGGGCACAAGCTAGTTAGTGCCTCAACAGATAACATGGTTTCCTTGTGGGATGTTTTGTCAGGAGACTGTGACCAGCGCTTCAGATTCCCTTCCCCAATCCTTAAAGTCCAGTTTCACCCCAGAGATCA AAACAGAGTTCTAGTGTGCCCCATGAAATCTGCACCTGTCATGTTAACGCTGTCAGACTCCAGCCATGTGGTCCTTCCTGTGGATGATGATTCTGACCTCAATGTTGTAGCATCCTTTGATCGACGAGGAGATTATATATACACAGGGAATGCAAAGGGAAAG ATCCTGGTTTTGAAGACAAACACTCAGGACTTGGTGGCATCTTTTAGAGTTACAACCGGCACCAGCAACACCACCGCTATAAAGTCCATAGAATTTGCACGAAAGGGGAG CTGTTTTCTGATAAACACAGCAGACCGAATAATTCGAGTTTATGATGGACGGGAGATACTGACATGTGGGCGGGATGGTGAGCCAGAACCCATGCAAAAACTCCAGGATTTGGTGAACAG GACACCTTGGAAGAAGTGCTGCTTCTCGGGTGATGGAGAGTACATAGTGGCTGGCTCTGCGCGACAGCATGCATTATATATTTGGGAAAAGAGTATTGGCAATCTAGTGAAAATCCTACATGGAACTCGTGGGGAGTTGCTTTTAGATGTTGCT TGGCATCCAGTCCGCCCGATTATTGCTTCAATCTCCAGTGGTGTGGTCTCAATTTGGGCTCAGAATCAAGTG GAAAACTGGAGTGCATTTGCCCCTGACTTCAAAGAACTGGATGAGAATGTGGAGTATGAAGAGAGAGAGTCTGAATTTGACATAGAGGATGAAGACAAGAGTGAACCTGAACAGACCG GAGGTGATGCTGCAGAGGATGAAGAGGTAGATGTTACCAGTGTGGACCCAATTGCAGTATTTTGCAGCAG TGATGATGAGCTTGAAGATACCAAAGCATTACTGTACCTACCCATTGCCCCTGAGGTGGAGGACCCAGAAGAGAATCCCTATGGGCCACCTCCTGATGCTGTACAAATGTCACTGAGTGAAGATGGAGTTGGGACAGAAAAGAAAAGGCAGGCCTCCTCTGATGGTGTTCAGCCCCCTAAAAAGAAGCCTAAAACCACAACAATTGAGATCCAAGGAGTACCTAATGATG AAGTTCATCCATTGCTGGGCGTGAAAGGGGACAGTAAATCAAAGAAGAAACAATCGGGCCGGCCAAAAGGAGCTAAAG